The stretch of DNA TATGTACATCAGCCTGAGCTCTAATGGTGCAGATGTAGGCTATCTCTCATGCAATGATAGTCCAATCTCTGCTCTTCTTTTAAAAAATCCTCAAGTCCCTTTCTATCCAAATAACATGTGAGACTTCTGCATAGACCATCCGAAAGACTTAGGCTCTTTGGGATCTCCTTTGGCATTCTGCAGTGTCTATCGTAAGTGTTGTTCCCATGTTGCTGCTACTCTATAATCCTGTTGCATCCAGCATCTGATCTTACTCTAAATGTTCTAGGCAAAAGCATAGTTGACAAAAAAATGTTTTTTGTTTTCATCATGATCATGGCATAATATGCATTGTGAATCCACAGTCGTCCCCTATTGTAGTAGCCTATATGTATTAAGGAGTCTGCCTTGTAGCAGCATCCACATGGTAAACTGTGCTTTAGGCCTAGCATTGTTCTGAAACACTAAGCATTTCCAAGGAACTCGAGGTCTATCTCCCAGTAGCTGTAGATACATGTGTCTGATTAAGCTCTTCCCAGCATTACATCCTTGTATTTGGCTCAAAGTGCTTCTAGCATCGAATATTTGTCGAATCATCCAACAAGCTTGTTGAGGCACTGCCATATGTGTAAATTGTTGGCCTTTGATGTAGTAAGTATGGATCCATTTGATCCAAAGTCTGTCCTGCTTATTTGCTAGATCCCAACACACTTTTGCAATGGCAGCTGTGTTCCATAATTGGAGGTTGACTAGGTTCAAGCCTCTTATAGACTTATGAGTAAATATCTTTTCCCATGCTACCAAGGACTTCTTAGTGATATCGCTATCAGTAGACCAAATGTAACTTCGACAATATGCATCAATAAGTCGCAGAACCTTAGTATGAAGAGGAAGTAATTGAGCCCAGTAAGCTTGAATGCCAAAGAGTACACTTTGCACTAACTACACCCTCCATATATATGACAACTTCTTAGCTGTCCAAGAAGAAACTCTTGCCACTATTTTCTGAATGAGAGGCTGCCATTGAATCAGTGAAATCTTCTTGGTCGATAATGGTATGCCTAAGTACTTAAAAGGCAATCCTCCACGTCCATATCCCAAGTGCTATAAGATACTTGCTCTCTGAGCCTGAGATACTCCTCCAAAGTAGATAGAACTTTTGCCTAAATTAGCTTGAAGTCCTGAAGTTTGAGAGAAATGATTGAAACATCTATGCAGGGCAGCAATTGATTGTAAATTTCCTCTGGCAAACAAAAGTATATCATCAGCAAAGCTCAGATGTGTGATGCCTAGTTTAACACACTTTGGATGATATTTGAGGACTT from Nicotiana tomentosiformis chromosome 11, ASM39032v3, whole genome shotgun sequence encodes:
- the LOC138901124 gene encoding uncharacterized protein, encoding MGLLEQVMETLGFPTKFTGWILECVKTVNYTILVSRETTVPFDAAKGLRQGDPISPFLFAIVMEYLSRSLNGLKGNKVLKYHPKCVKLGITHLSFADDILLFARGNLQSIAALHRCFNHFSQTSGLQANLGKSSIYFGGVSQAQRATYWAQLLPLHTKVLRLIDAYCRSYIWSTDSDITKKSLVAWEKIFTHKSIRGLNLVNLQLWNTAAIAKVCWDLANKQDRLWIKWIHTYYIKGQQFTHMAVPQQACWMIRQIFDARSTLSQIQGCNAGKSLIRHMYLQLLGDRPRVPWKCLVFQNNARPKAQFTMWMLLQGRLLNTYRLLQ